A DNA window from Gemmatimonadota bacterium contains the following coding sequences:
- a CDS encoding polysaccharide biosynthesis protein, translating to MSKRSAAVILYAALLIASVLQVFQSIVIAHFFDPEYLAPYRYGILAAGIAYLFAAGLIESVFFFISGKYGPDARRYVGNTLASCSLIFLVLILLFEGVIDPYVLIHTELGPYLREIGAYLLIALFLFVNMTAHNALVGSGHTAAASGLRVFQYLLRILAIAGALFSGLIAAIYPLILLIVVLEGIQSLLYGIVLHNRKLLSFRLRGIETRAQYRYAFGLGVAGFIPFINGSLDKIMISAFLGASSFAIYSVSAIELPIAGILMSVFGSVFFSTYVGYAENGDHPSMAALWRKCSRYGMIAIVPAGIFVFLFSDVLYRLILPDAYFEGHRVLGIYALLLLLRFNSPDVLARALDRNAIIVQAAAAMLIVNVAGNLVFIKAFGLWGAALATLCGTAAGWIYYLARYARLLKQPVSALLPWKPYVMLIVLSSVFFGAARWTLDRVEVGGALVTLGGALVILGAAAYLFYAFSLLEKPEKAYVRGLVRKMGVPLRSTE from the coding sequence ATGTCAAAACGAAGCGCCGCCGTCATACTCTATGCCGCGCTGCTCATCGCGAGCGTGCTGCAGGTCTTCCAGTCGATCGTCATCGCCCATTTCTTCGACCCGGAATACCTGGCGCCCTACCGCTACGGCATTCTGGCGGCCGGAATCGCCTACCTGTTCGCCGCCGGACTGATCGAGAGCGTCTTCTTCTTCATATCGGGCAAATACGGCCCGGACGCCCGCAGGTACGTGGGGAACACCCTGGCCAGTTGCTCGCTGATCTTCCTGGTTCTCATCCTGCTCTTCGAAGGCGTGATCGACCCCTATGTGCTCATCCACACGGAACTGGGTCCCTATCTCCGGGAGATCGGCGCCTATCTCCTGATCGCCCTGTTCCTCTTCGTCAACATGACCGCCCACAACGCCCTGGTCGGAAGCGGTCACACGGCCGCCGCCAGCGGCCTGCGCGTGTTTCAGTACCTCCTGCGCATCCTGGCCATCGCCGGTGCGCTGTTCTCGGGCCTGATCGCGGCCATCTACCCGCTCATCCTGCTGATCGTCGTCCTGGAAGGGATCCAGTCCCTGCTATACGGAATCGTCCTGCACAACAGGAAGCTGCTGTCCTTCCGGCTGCGGGGCATCGAGACCCGGGCCCAGTACCGCTACGCCTTCGGGCTGGGCGTCGCGGGATTCATCCCCTTCATCAACGGGAGCCTGGACAAAATCATGATCAGCGCTTTCCTGGGCGCCTCCAGCTTCGCGATCTACAGCGTTTCGGCCATCGAACTGCCCATTGCCGGCATCCTGATGAGCGTGTTCGGTTCGGTGTTCTTTTCCACCTACGTGGGTTACGCCGAAAACGGTGATCATCCGTCCATGGCCGCCCTATGGCGCAAGTGCTCCAGGTACGGCATGATCGCCATCGTCCCCGCGGGGATCTTCGTCTTTCTCTTCTCCGACGTGCTGTACCGGCTCATCCTCCCGGACGCCTACTTCGAGGGCCACCGGGTCCTGGGCATCTACGCCCTGCTCCTCCTGCTCCGCTTCAACAGCCCGGACGTGCTCGCCCGGGCCCTCGACCGGAACGCGATCATCGTCCAGGCCGCGGCCGCCATGCTGATCGTCAACGTCGCGGGCAACCTGGTGTTCATCAAAGCCTTCGGCCTGTGGGGCGCGGCCCTGGCCACCCTGTGCGGGACCGCCGCCGGATGGATCTACTACCTGGCCCGCTACGCCCGGCTGCTGAAGCAACCCGTAAGCGCGCTCCTCCCCTGGAAACCGTATGTCATGCTCATCGTCCTTTCGTCGGTCTTCTTCGGCGCGGCGCGTTGGACCCTCGATCGGGTCGAGGTCGGCGGCGCCCTGGTCACACTGGGCGGCGCCCTGGTCATCCTGGGCGCCGCCGCCTATCTCTTCTACGCGTTTTCCCTGCTGGAGAAACCGGAGAAGGCGTACGTTCGGGGCCTGGTGAGGAAGATGGGCGTTCCGCTCCGATCAACGGAATGA
- a CDS encoding phytanoyl-CoA dioxygenase family protein: MLTEQQYRHYKTFGFVVLRQVFTPDELAVINKEFDHGLKAAYRHLPFDGKVRHWVTMMGRSTPFFASLLEDGRLCGIAEQLYGADTLGVASDANRYVGDTRWHPDTHSIHQYGIKFAYYLQPVGPETGALRVIPGSHRNPYHDELKRGMPEFGLPIEDVPSHVCASEPGDVVGFDLRLWHASYGGSNDRRMCTCVYYNNPGTPEELEATRKQGASNGKATTTYHRPGDPLVDPYWIANADGSPKRQRWLDRLLELGFFQDVVGGESQ, encoded by the coding sequence ATGTTGACCGAACAACAGTACCGGCACTACAAGACCTTCGGTTTCGTCGTATTGCGCCAGGTCTTCACGCCGGACGAACTGGCCGTGATCAACAAGGAGTTCGACCACGGCCTGAAAGCCGCCTACCGTCACCTGCCCTTCGACGGCAAGGTCCGCCACTGGGTCACGATGATGGGCAGATCCACGCCCTTCTTCGCGAGCCTGCTGGAGGACGGACGACTGTGCGGTATCGCCGAGCAACTCTATGGCGCCGATACGCTGGGGGTCGCGTCCGACGCGAACCGGTACGTGGGCGATACGAGATGGCATCCGGATACTCACAGCATCCACCAGTACGGCATCAAGTTCGCCTACTACCTGCAACCCGTCGGACCGGAGACCGGGGCGCTGCGCGTCATTCCGGGTTCCCACCGAAATCCCTACCACGACGAATTGAAACGGGGCATGCCCGAATTCGGCCTGCCCATCGAGGATGTGCCGTCCCACGTCTGCGCATCGGAACCGGGGGACGTGGTCGGATTCGATCTGAGGTTGTGGCACGCCAGCTACGGAGGGTCCAACGACCGGCGCATGTGCACCTGTGTATACTACAACAATCCCGGTACACCGGAGGAACTCGAGGCAACCCGGAAGCAGGGGGCGAGCAACGGCAAGGCGACCACCACGTACCACCGGCCCGGCGATCCCCTCGTCGACCCGTACTGGATCGCAAACGCCGATGGCAGTCCGAAGAGGCAACGCTGGCTTGACCGCCTCCTCGAGCTAGGTTTCTTCCAGGACGTCGTGGGCGGCGAATCACAATGA
- a CDS encoding 2-dehydro-3-deoxyglucarate aldolase (cleaves 5-dehydro-4-deoxy-glucarate and 2-dehydro-3-deoxy-D-glucarate) gives MNSRLRTLLDEGNPAFGIQLRFGSPAIAELAGLAGFDWILIDTEHAPQTPVAVQAQIQAACCTPATPIVRITRTDPDLIKLYLDMGAMGIVVPFVNTPEEVKLGADACRYPPRGTRGWGPHRAAGYGLFEKEYTAEIDDMVMYVPIIESAESVGNIDGIMAVEGVDGCIVGPVDLCISLGIPFRFDHPKYIDALRRVRKAGQRTGKPVGHPLLGSMDDEENVRRQVQEGVRLLLVGGDEQVLKDGFRRAVEAMAFLRN, from the coding sequence ATGAACAGCCGCCTCAGGACACTGCTGGACGAAGGGAATCCCGCTTTCGGGATTCAGCTTCGATTCGGATCTCCCGCCATTGCGGAACTGGCCGGCCTGGCCGGGTTCGACTGGATCCTGATCGACACGGAGCACGCGCCGCAGACGCCGGTGGCCGTGCAGGCCCAGATCCAGGCGGCGTGTTGCACGCCGGCCACGCCGATCGTCCGGATCACCCGCACGGACCCGGACCTGATCAAGCTGTACCTCGACATGGGCGCCATGGGCATCGTCGTCCCCTTCGTAAATACGCCGGAGGAGGTGAAGCTGGGGGCCGATGCCTGCCGCTATCCGCCGCGCGGCACAAGGGGATGGGGTCCTCACCGCGCCGCGGGTTATGGACTGTTCGAAAAGGAATATACCGCTGAAATTGACGACATGGTGATGTACGTACCGATCATCGAGTCGGCCGAATCGGTAGGGAACATCGACGGCATCATGGCCGTGGAGGGCGTGGACGGCTGTATCGTGGGTCCCGTGGACCTGTGTATTTCCCTGGGAATTCCCTTCCGGTTCGACCATCCGAAGTATATCGACGCGCTCCGCCGCGTGCGGAAAGCCGGTCAGCGAACGGGAAAGCCCGTGGGCCATCCCCTGCTCGGTTCCATGGATGACGAGGAGAACGTCCGTCGCCAGGTGCAAGAAGGCGTGCGTCTGCTGCTCGTGGGAGGCGACGAGCAGGTGTTGAAGGACGGGTTCCGGCGGGCGGTCGAAGCGATGGCGTTTCTGCGGAACTAG
- a CDS encoding aminotransferase class V-fold PLP-dependent enzyme, with translation MIQDDYAIESIPESAWQVSRRSFMKRLAGGIAAGGALVYGTSASASPKVDAPQDLETAASGTDPGGERYWHAVRSQFLLRDNLALMNAANLCPSPYPVMESVFKYTRDLDYDASFHNRTKYRQIREDARGKMARLLGAHPDEIALVRNTSEANNAISTGYHLGAGDEVMLSDLNHPSNNQAWQVKARRFGFKINYVSVPVIPGGEDEIIDAFNRAYTPATKVMSFTHVSNTTGLTMPAKELCAAARSRGVFSLVDGAQSFGALEIDLADMGCDAYSGSAHKWFMGPKEVGVLYVRKDSQDAVWPAIVSAGWRDEVEESARKYEVLGQRDDAALTATGRGVEFHEKIGPARVEARMRQVATAIKEGLSGLPGIELRTSMEPALSAGVVIFKPGELDPRKVFDKLYTTYHIAGAGMGPNVRLSPHIYNTLDEADRAVTAVAEMLRDGV, from the coding sequence ATGATCCAGGACGATTACGCAATCGAGAGCATACCGGAATCGGCGTGGCAGGTGTCCCGCCGATCATTCATGAAACGGCTGGCCGGCGGGATCGCCGCGGGCGGCGCCCTGGTTTACGGTACCTCCGCCTCCGCATCACCGAAGGTTGACGCGCCCCAGGATCTGGAGACGGCGGCCTCCGGCACGGATCCCGGCGGCGAGCGTTACTGGCACGCGGTCCGGAGCCAGTTCCTCCTCCGGGACAACCTGGCGCTGATGAACGCCGCGAATCTCTGCCCCTCGCCCTACCCGGTGATGGAATCGGTCTTCAAGTACACCCGTGACCTGGATTACGACGCGTCGTTTCACAATCGGACCAAGTACCGGCAGATCAGAGAAGACGCGCGCGGGAAGATGGCGCGTCTCCTGGGCGCCCACCCCGACGAGATCGCGCTCGTGCGGAACACGAGCGAGGCCAACAACGCCATCAGCACCGGTTACCATCTCGGGGCGGGCGACGAGGTGATGCTTTCCGACCTGAACCATCCCTCGAACAACCAGGCGTGGCAGGTCAAGGCCAGGCGGTTCGGCTTCAAGATCAACTACGTGTCGGTCCCCGTGATTCCCGGCGGCGAAGACGAAATCATCGATGCCTTTAATCGGGCGTACACCCCGGCGACGAAGGTCATGTCCTTCACGCACGTCTCCAACACCACCGGGCTGACCATGCCGGCCAAAGAACTATGCGCGGCGGCGCGGTCCCGCGGCGTGTTCTCCCTGGTCGACGGCGCCCAGAGTTTCGGCGCCCTGGAGATCGACCTCGCCGACATGGGCTGCGACGCCTACTCCGGCAGCGCGCACAAGTGGTTCATGGGCCCCAAAGAGGTCGGCGTGCTCTACGTTCGCAAGGACAGCCAGGACGCCGTGTGGCCGGCCATCGTGAGCGCGGGCTGGCGGGATGAAGTGGAGGAAAGCGCGCGCAAGTACGAGGTCCTCGGGCAGCGGGACGACGCGGCGCTGACGGCCACGGGACGGGGCGTCGAGTTCCACGAGAAGATCGGGCCCGCCCGGGTGGAGGCCCGCATGCGCCAGGTGGCCACGGCCATCAAGGAAGGGCTGTCCGGCCTGCCGGGCATCGAGCTTAGAACGTCCATGGAACCCGCGCTTTCGGCCGGCGTCGTCATCTTCAAGCCGGGCGAACTCGATCCGCGCAAGGTCTTCGACAAGCTCTATACGACGTACCATATCGCCGGTGCGGGCATGGGACCCAACGTCCGGCTTTCTCCCCACATTTACAATACCCTCGACGAGGCGGACCGCGCCGTTACCGCGGTCGCGGAGATGCTGAGGGACGGGGTCTGA
- a CDS encoding YfhO family protein encodes MAKRKSTATTSGQRRTSVTTGRPGSPKARKLQPYLGNLLLCLIIAALAVFVYRGYILEGKVDIRPDFIGQAIPFDRFAQDFEEAFDETPLWYPHIFGGMPFQASGTYHHLQYSFEALVNAVLPDRLIDALHGRFFFHLLLGAVSMFFLARALSLSGPASFVAATAFVFSTHMMATEHANRFICFMHVPLVFLAAYRVFDRGRPFDMLLLGAALGSQLSSFHPQIAFYTAMLIGLYAVYAVVNDLRDKTSAGRIVRKSALFAGGVVLAVAVAAVLVLPMQEYAQHSARGLSVGGSDVNVPFATSWSFPPVEILTFIIPSFAGFGGPLYWGDMPFTDFPNYLGIVVVVLAVAGIVLNRSRMTLFLVIAAVLALLVSFGRHLPPVSYVMLHFVPFFGKFRAPVMILVLSQFAVALLAGYGVHALLERMRAGKDTLGSFAKRLCVVAGGALLLVLALTVFESSFQSFMTGVYTEADAAHGARSAMVTNADYHAGVNAMRFYRLMGDLWIMVLLLCAASALIYATRKTSPRLLAAGLGALVVVDLLLVASRVVNPEDDPARIEAYYAARETEVVKALKDDPGPYRILPLSEFSSNEFGYFGISSIGGYHAAKLGVYQELMDEVGFSSFPVLNMLNTRYLVSRQPLQAEGLTSLVESEGSYLYRNETALPRAFLVDSVRVIAEKDAIFEAMRDPGFRPGEYAILENAVGDQLGPLGNSSVEITLHTPHRIEMTVDAAARCLLVLSEIYYPAGWRATMDGHPAEILQTNYVLRSVAVPEGRHEVVMTFEPASFTAGHLVSRIASALVLAGLIAAGAMRIRKNLKNRA; translated from the coding sequence ATGGCGAAACGCAAATCCACTGCTACAACTTCAGGGCAGCGTAGAACGAGCGTGACCACCGGTCGGCCAGGAAGCCCGAAAGCCCGAAAGCTCCAACCTTATCTAGGGAATCTCCTGCTGTGCCTGATCATCGCGGCGCTTGCCGTCTTCGTGTATCGCGGCTACATCCTCGAGGGGAAGGTGGACATCCGGCCCGATTTCATCGGACAGGCCATACCATTTGACCGTTTCGCGCAGGATTTCGAAGAAGCGTTCGACGAAACGCCGCTCTGGTACCCCCACATCTTCGGCGGCATGCCCTTCCAGGCCAGCGGCACATATCACCATCTGCAGTACAGTTTCGAAGCCCTGGTCAACGCCGTCCTGCCGGACCGGCTCATCGACGCGCTGCACGGACGATTCTTCTTCCACCTGCTTCTCGGCGCAGTGTCCATGTTCTTTCTTGCGCGCGCTTTGTCGCTCTCCGGGCCGGCATCTTTCGTCGCGGCGACGGCCTTCGTCTTTTCCACCCACATGATGGCCACTGAACATGCCAACCGGTTCATCTGCTTCATGCACGTACCGCTGGTATTCCTGGCCGCGTACCGCGTCTTTGACCGCGGACGGCCCTTCGACATGTTGTTGCTCGGTGCGGCCCTGGGCTCTCAGCTGAGTTCCTTCCATCCGCAGATTGCCTTCTACACGGCCATGTTAATCGGCCTGTACGCCGTTTACGCGGTGGTGAACGACCTGCGAGACAAAACGTCCGCAGGCCGTATAGTCAGGAAATCCGCGCTGTTTGCCGGCGGCGTCGTACTGGCCGTTGCCGTCGCGGCCGTGCTGGTCTTGCCCATGCAGGAATACGCGCAGCACTCCGCCCGCGGCCTTTCCGTGGGGGGCAGCGATGTGAACGTGCCCTTCGCCACGAGCTGGTCGTTCCCGCCGGTTGAAATCCTGACCTTCATCATCCCATCCTTTGCCGGTTTCGGCGGTCCCCTTTACTGGGGCGACATGCCGTTTACCGATTTCCCGAACTACCTGGGCATCGTCGTCGTGGTCCTGGCCGTGGCGGGCATCGTGCTGAACAGATCGCGCATGACCCTGTTCCTGGTCATCGCGGCGGTCCTGGCCCTCCTGGTGTCCTTTGGACGGCACCTGCCGCCCGTATCCTACGTCATGCTCCATTTCGTACCCTTCTTCGGCAAGTTCCGCGCGCCCGTCATGATCCTTGTCCTGTCGCAGTTCGCCGTAGCGCTCCTCGCCGGTTACGGCGTGCATGCACTGCTCGAGCGTATGCGGGCAGGCAAAGACACGCTTGGGAGTTTCGCGAAAAGGCTGTGTGTCGTCGCGGGTGGGGCACTGCTGCTCGTCCTGGCGCTGACCGTGTTCGAATCCTCCTTCCAGTCCTTCATGACTGGCGTCTACACAGAGGCCGACGCAGCGCACGGGGCACGCAGCGCCATGGTGACCAACGCCGATTACCATGCCGGAGTCAATGCAATGCGTTTCTATCGGCTCATGGGCGACTTGTGGATCATGGTGCTTTTGCTTTGCGCGGCGTCCGCATTGATCTATGCCACCCGCAAGACGAGTCCCAGGCTGTTGGCCGCGGGGTTGGGCGCCCTGGTCGTCGTCGATCTTTTGCTCGTAGCCTCTCGGGTCGTGAACCCCGAGGATGATCCCGCGCGGATCGAAGCCTACTATGCCGCACGGGAAACCGAAGTCGTGAAGGCACTGAAAGACGATCCCGGCCCCTATCGCATCCTGCCGCTCTCCGAATTCTCTTCGAATGAGTTCGGCTACTTCGGCATCTCCAGCATCGGAGGCTACCACGCGGCGAAACTGGGGGTCTACCAGGAACTCATGGACGAGGTCGGGTTCAGTTCTTTTCCGGTGCTGAACATGCTGAATACCAGGTACCTGGTTTCCCGGCAACCCCTTCAGGCCGAAGGACTTACTTCCTTGGTCGAGTCCGAAGGCAGTTACCTCTACCGGAACGAGACCGCACTGCCGAGGGCCTTCCTGGTGGACAGCGTGCGCGTCATCGCCGAGAAGGACGCCATCTTCGAAGCGATGAGAGATCCCGGGTTCCGTCCCGGCGAATACGCGATACTGGAAAATGCCGTCGGGGACCAACTCGGTCCGCTGGGTAATTCATCGGTGGAGATCACGCTTCACACGCCGCACCGCATCGAGATGACCGTGGATGCGGCCGCGCGTTGTCTGCTGGTATTGAGCGAGATCTACTATCCAGCCGGGTGGCGGGCCACAATGGACGGTCATCCTGCCGAAATACTCCAAACCAACTACGTGCTTCGCTCCGTGGCCGTCCCGGAGGGGCGCCACGAGGTGGTCATGACGTTCGAACCGGCGAGCTTCACGGCGGGCCACCTGGTGAGCCGGATCGCCAGCGCGCTGGTGCTGGCCGGGTTGATCGCCGCGGGTGCCATGCGCATCAGAAAAAACCTGAAGAACCGGGCCTGA
- a CDS encoding class I SAM-dependent methyltransferase, with protein MKTCFMNDYTQKTRDWLDVRFRQTDSQGVYFAHQPIYGFRMGHCEKSLLHRYIITYHIMHMLSHFTFESLIDVGGAEGYKGAMVRHLFGAGVKSCDLSQEACDRADEIYNVDSQAIDVQDLPFETDSFDIVLCSEVLEHVQDFETAVEQLVRVSRKAVIITLPHESQKHVEKHRTQPHAHLRSFSLSSLDYLESRGFDITRTKMNNPFLKPLGLIVEAMPRNHSRFKPLWNLYNRSLPLLRVLFGQRSMEFLIHLDSFASRVMSYNSMMFVIFKDTTAYSTRPLKQIRSRHIVDFAVPYHYLRNHS; from the coding sequence ATGAAAACCTGCTTTATGAATGATTACACACAGAAAACCCGGGACTGGCTCGACGTTAGATTCAGGCAGACCGATAGTCAGGGCGTCTATTTTGCCCATCAGCCAATCTATGGCTTCCGCATGGGGCATTGTGAAAAAAGCCTGCTGCATCGATATATAATTACATATCACATTATGCATATGCTGTCTCACTTTACCTTCGAAAGCCTCATTGATGTGGGCGGCGCGGAAGGCTATAAAGGCGCGATGGTACGACATCTTTTTGGCGCAGGCGTAAAAAGTTGCGATTTGTCTCAAGAAGCATGCGATCGAGCGGATGAGATATACAATGTAGATTCTCAAGCCATAGACGTTCAGGACCTGCCTTTTGAGACAGATTCCTTTGACATCGTGTTGTGTAGTGAAGTGCTGGAACACGTTCAGGATTTCGAAACGGCCGTGGAGCAATTGGTTCGTGTAAGTAGAAAAGCGGTGATCATTACGCTCCCTCATGAGTCCCAAAAACATGTAGAGAAACATCGCACCCAACCACATGCCCATTTACGATCATTTAGCTTAAGTTCACTTGATTACCTTGAGTCTCGCGGGTTTGATATTACCCGAACAAAAATGAACAACCCGTTTTTAAAGCCTTTGGGGTTAATTGTAGAAGCGATGCCACGTAACCATAGTCGTTTCAAGCCTTTGTGGAATCTTTACAACCGCTCATTGCCTTTGTTACGAGTCCTGTTTGGGCAACGTTCGATGGAGTTCCTGATCCACCTGGATAGCTTTGCCAGTCGCGTTATGTCCTACAATAGTATGATGTTTGTAATCTTTAAGGACACGACCGCATACTCCACACGACCACTAAAGCAAATAAGAAGCAGGCACATAGTAGACTTTGCGGTGCCGTACCATTACCTTCGTAACCATTCGTAA
- a CDS encoding methyltransferase domain-containing protein yields MNPIGSGVELDLVPVACAMCGSSETKPRAVFEGYDYEYRSCDNRFRFVACSDCGHVYLSPRVRMRDIDRIYPRNYTLRVTETQYPPFAPFRWLKLNVLDRGWNRKVIAHLRAGSRVLDIGAGFGGNLTYLAKLAPFPLKLFANDLKFEPEARSFLSDRGVTLIEGPVEEVQCEERFDAIICQHAIEHVTDPGRLVRWISDHLAPGGVLYLETPDLNALSRFIFKNQWQALSTPRHFHLFSRKDLAACVRECDLEIAFHGAIVEASHWPGSLRIKLGMEPHAPRSTGLLYRIISYDNFLIKSVCCMIDLMAIWLGLSTVTQALIARKPAAA; encoded by the coding sequence ATGAACCCTATAGGCAGTGGTGTCGAACTGGACCTCGTCCCGGTCGCCTGCGCGATGTGCGGAAGCTCGGAAACGAAACCGCGGGCGGTCTTCGAGGGATACGACTACGAGTACCGCTCCTGCGACAACCGGTTCCGGTTCGTCGCGTGCTCGGACTGCGGGCACGTGTACCTGTCGCCGCGAGTCCGGATGCGGGACATCGATCGTATCTATCCGAGGAACTACACGCTTCGCGTCACGGAAACCCAGTATCCGCCGTTCGCTCCGTTCAGGTGGCTGAAACTCAACGTACTCGACCGGGGATGGAACCGAAAAGTGATCGCGCATCTCCGGGCCGGTTCCCGGGTGCTCGATATCGGCGCGGGGTTCGGCGGGAACCTGACCTACCTGGCGAAACTTGCGCCTTTTCCACTCAAACTCTTCGCCAACGACCTCAAATTCGAACCGGAAGCCCGTTCATTTCTTTCCGACCGCGGCGTGACGTTAATCGAAGGACCTGTCGAGGAGGTACAGTGCGAGGAGCGGTTCGATGCCATCATCTGCCAACATGCCATCGAACACGTGACCGATCCCGGACGGCTGGTCCGATGGATTTCGGATCATCTCGCGCCGGGAGGCGTTTTATATCTGGAAACACCCGATCTGAACGCGCTGTCCCGTTTCATCTTCAAGAACCAGTGGCAGGCCCTGAGTACCCCTCGGCACTTCCACTTGTTTTCCCGAAAGGACCTCGCGGCCTGCGTCCGCGAATGCGACCTGGAGATCGCGTTCCACGGCGCCATCGTCGAAGCGAGTCATTGGCCGGGTAGCCTCCGCATCAAGCTGGGCATGGAACCCCACGCTCCCCGCTCGACCGGATTGCTGTACCGCATCATCAGTTACGACAACTTTCTCATCAAGTCGGTGTGCTGCATGATCGATCTGATGGCCATATGGCTGGGACTGTCCACGGTGACCCAGGCACTGATCGCCCGGAAACCGGCGGCAGCATGA
- a CDS encoding glycosyltransferase family 2 protein, whose amino-acid sequence MNPSEPHVTIVILNWNREADTLECLDSLARMNYPSFSIVVVDNGSTDGSPEAIERWGREHLPLTLIRNAENRGFVRGSNQGMRHALSTDTDYVFLLNNDTVVEPDALSLLVATAERSGERSGERSGDTGMAGPKILQYGKDGVLDSAGTRTIPWLAQGFLIGHGEEDRGQYDHRGEMPYVTGTALLVKRAVLEEVGLMDEDYFCYFEDFDWGLKARKAGYRLLLVSEAVVHHKGSQTAGFNSPFYMHHMVRSRILFARKNVPLLLYLFAFLPYLFLYRYLRPALPLLVHRKWSRLQSLHRGIHEGFKIPVN is encoded by the coding sequence ATGAATCCTTCCGAACCCCACGTCACCATCGTCATACTCAACTGGAACCGGGAAGCGGATACCCTGGAGTGCCTGGATTCCCTGGCGCGAATGAACTACCCTTCCTTCTCGATCGTGGTCGTGGATAATGGTTCGACCGACGGCTCGCCCGAGGCCATCGAGCGGTGGGGACGTGAACACCTGCCTTTGACGCTGATCCGCAACGCGGAAAACAGGGGATTCGTCCGCGGCAGCAACCAGGGGATGCGCCATGCTCTATCAACAGACACCGACTACGTGTTCCTGTTGAACAACGACACGGTCGTGGAACCCGACGCGCTTTCGTTGCTTGTCGCAACCGCGGAACGCTCCGGCGAACGCTCCGGCGAACGCTCCGGCGATACCGGCATGGCCGGGCCGAAGATTCTCCAGTACGGAAAGGACGGTGTTCTCGACTCGGCCGGTACCCGCACCATCCCGTGGCTGGCCCAGGGATTCCTGATCGGACATGGCGAAGAGGACCGTGGCCAGTACGATCATCGCGGCGAAATGCCCTATGTTACGGGAACGGCGCTTCTCGTAAAACGCGCCGTCCTGGAAGAGGTCGGACTGATGGACGAGGACTATTTCTGTTATTTCGAAGACTTCGACTGGGGACTGAAGGCGCGGAAAGCCGGTTACAGGCTGCTTTTGGTGTCAGAGGCCGTTGTCCACCACAAGGGGTCGCAAACGGCCGGTTTCAATAGTCCGTTCTATATGCATCATATGGTACGAAGCCGGATACTCTTCGCGAGAAAAAACGTGCCGCTTCTGCTGTATCTGTTTGCGTTCCTGCCCTATCTTTTTCTGTATCGCTATCTTCGGCCGGCCCTTCCCCTGCTCGTGCATCGGAAATGGTCCCGTCTTCAATCGCTTCATCGTGGAATACATGAAGGATTCAAGATCCCGGTCAACTGA
- a CDS encoding polyprenol monophosphomannose synthase codes for MKSLIIVPTYNELENMRRLLPELMALDPDVRVLVVDDNSPDGTGKLADRMAAENERISVLHRPEKLGLGSAYVAGFKHAIQQDVDCVFEMDADFSHDPATIPEFIEEIASCDVVIGSRYISGINVVNWPMSRLLLSYIANIYTRVITGMTIRDTTSGFKCFRREVLEHIDLDSVRSDGYAFQIEMNFRCWRKGYRMREIPIIFVDRRSGTSKLSQGVINEAVWIVWWLRLQRILRRL; via the coding sequence ATGAAATCCCTGATCATCGTCCCCACCTACAACGAACTCGAGAACATGCGGCGGCTTCTGCCCGAATTGATGGCACTGGATCCGGATGTCCGGGTGCTCGTGGTGGATGACAACTCGCCGGACGGGACGGGAAAGCTGGCCGATAGAATGGCCGCGGAGAACGAGAGAATCAGCGTCTTGCATCGACCCGAGAAGCTGGGGTTGGGCTCCGCCTACGTGGCGGGTTTCAAGCACGCCATCCAGCAGGACGTGGACTGCGTATTCGAGATGGATGCGGACTTCTCCCACGACCCCGCCACGATCCCCGAGTTCATCGAGGAGATCGCGTCCTGCGACGTGGTGATCGGTTCCCGGTACATCAGCGGCATCAACGTGGTGAACTGGCCCATGTCCCGGCTATTGCTCAGCTATATCGCCAACATCTATACCCGCGTGATCACGGGCATGACCATCCGGGACACCACGTCGGGATTCAAGTGCTTCCGGCGGGAAGTACTCGAACATATCGACCTGGACAGCGTTCGGTCCGACGGGTACGCCTTCCAGATCGAGATGAACTTCCGGTGCTGGCGCAAGGGATACCGCATGCGTGAAATTCCCATCATCTTCGTAGACCGGCGTTCGGGTACCTCGAAGCTTTCCCAGGGCGTGATCAACGAAGCGGTCTGGATCGTCTGGTGGCTGCGCCTGCAGCGTATATTGCGCCGTTTATAG